Proteins encoded by one window of Blautia argi:
- the prfB gene encoding peptide chain release factor 2: MVELDAFKSELNTYTEPLKEVRDSLDLENKEKRVEELEREMEAPGFWDNAERSQQMMKELSALKGDMEIYHKLQNQKEEIELMIEMGYEENDESVIPDIEEMMEEFKADFEHIRIKTLLSGEYDKDNAIVTLHAGAGGTESCDWASMLYRMYLRWADRQGFTTEVLDYLDGDEAGIKSVTFQVNGENAYGYLKSEKGVHRLVRISPFNAAGKRQTSFVSCDVMPDIEEDVDIEINQDDLKIDTYRSSGAGGQHINKTSSAVRITHLPTGIVVQCQNERSQFQNKDKAMQMLKAKLYLLKQQENEKKLSGIQGELTEIGWGNQIRSYVMQPYTMVKDHRTNEESGNVDAVMNGNIDNFINAYLKWVALGKMEK, from the coding sequence GTGGTTGAATTAGATGCGTTTAAGTCAGAACTGAATACTTATACAGAGCCTTTGAAAGAGGTAAGGGATTCTCTGGATTTGGAAAATAAAGAAAAAAGAGTAGAAGAGCTGGAGAGGGAAATGGAAGCGCCGGGCTTTTGGGACAATGCAGAGCGTTCCCAGCAGATGATGAAGGAATTAAGCGCCTTAAAAGGGGATATGGAAATTTATCATAAGCTGCAGAATCAAAAGGAAGAGATTGAGCTTATGATTGAAATGGGATATGAGGAAAATGATGAGTCTGTGATTCCGGATATTGAGGAAATGATGGAGGAATTTAAGGCTGATTTTGAGCATATCCGTATTAAAACCCTTCTGTCAGGAGAATATGACAAGGATAATGCCATTGTGACCCTGCATGCAGGAGCAGGCGGAACGGAGTCCTGTGACTGGGCAAGCATGCTCTACCGTATGTATTTAAGATGGGCAGACCGTCAGGGATTTACCACAGAGGTACTGGATTATCTGGACGGCGATGAGGCAGGAATTAAATCCGTCACCTTCCAGGTAAACGGAGAGAATGCGTATGGATATCTGAAATCTGAAAAGGGGGTGCATCGTCTGGTGCGTATTTCTCCTTTTAATGCAGCAGGAAAGCGTCAGACCTCCTTTGTATCCTGCGATGTTATGCCGGATATTGAAGAAGATGTGGATATTGAAATTAATCAGGACGATTTGAAAATTGATACCTACCGTTCCAGCGGCGCCGGAGGACAGCATATTAATAAAACCTCTTCTGCTGTGCGGATTACCCACCTTCCTACCGGAATTGTGGTACAGTGCCAGAATGAGCGTTCCCAGTTCCAGAACAAGGATAAGGCCATGCAGATGTTAAAGGCAAAGCTGTATCTTTTAAAACAGCAGGAAAATGAGAAAAAGCTATCCGGTATTCAGGGAGAATTGACAGAAATCGGCTGGGGCAATCAGATTCGTTCTTATGTTATGCAACCTTATACCATGGTTAAGGATCACCGTACCAATGAGGAATCTGGAAATGTAGATGCTGTGATGAACGGAAATATTGACAACTTTATCAATGCTTATCTGAAATGGGTGGCATTAGGGAAAATGGAAAAATAG
- a CDS encoding ACT domain-containing protein codes for MEDNRRYFVVTEKAVPDVLLKVVEAKRLLEVQKFATVQEAVEAVGISRSSFYKYKDDIFPFKEKTKGQNITFIIQMDDEPGLLSAVLKMIARFHGNILTIHQSIPMNGIASLTISVAISPAQGDAAAMVDHIEHIEGVHYLKILGRE; via the coding sequence ATGGAAGATAATCGAAGATATTTTGTGGTGACAGAAAAAGCAGTGCCAGATGTTCTTCTGAAAGTAGTGGAAGCAAAGCGGCTTCTGGAGGTGCAGAAATTTGCAACTGTGCAGGAAGCAGTGGAAGCAGTTGGAATCAGCAGAAGTTCCTTTTACAAATATAAAGATGATATTTTTCCTTTTAAGGAAAAGACAAAGGGACAGAATATTACTTTTATCATACAGATGGACGATGAGCCAGGGCTTCTTTCTGCAGTGCTGAAAATGATTGCGCGTTTTCACGGGAACATTTTAACCATTCATCAGAGTATCCCTATGAATGGTATTGCCAGCCTGACGATCAGTGTGGCAATTTCTCCGGCACAGGGAGATGCGGCTGCAATGGTAGATCATATTGAGCATATTGAAGGCGTTCATTATTTGAAAATACTGGGCAGAGAATAG
- a CDS encoding homoserine dehydrogenase, protein MIQTAVLGYGTVGSGVVEVLETNKESIEKRAGEAIGIKYVLDLRDFPGNPVEDILVHDYEIILKDPEVQIIAEVMGGVEPAYTFTKRALEAGKSVCTSNKELVAEHGLELMELAKKKKVNYMFEASCGGGIPIIRALNSSLTADEIDRISGILNGTTNFILTEMAESGADFDAVLKQAQELGYAERNPEADVEGYDACRKIAILSSLAFGAHVKYRDIYTEGITKITAEDMKYAKELGMTIKLLADSKRDGERFSAMVCPVMLGKDSPLYSVNGVFNAVFVHGNVLGDAMFYGSGAGKLPTASAVAGDMVDCAKHLGKTVMMNWSNRELEQVDRKEVTHPFFVRIQGNREERLPEVLETFANSKVVTVPELTGEFGFVTECISEAEFEEKAAKLEGVLGRIRIRA, encoded by the coding sequence ATGATTCAGACAGCAGTGTTAGGCTACGGAACCGTGGGTTCTGGAGTTGTAGAAGTTTTAGAAACAAACAAAGAAAGCATAGAAAAACGGGCAGGAGAAGCCATTGGAATTAAATATGTGCTGGACTTACGGGATTTTCCGGGAAATCCTGTGGAGGATATTCTGGTGCATGACTATGAAATTATTTTAAAGGATCCGGAGGTTCAGATTATTGCAGAGGTTATGGGTGGAGTGGAGCCTGCTTATACCTTTACGAAACGTGCTTTAGAGGCTGGAAAAAGTGTCTGCACTTCCAATAAAGAGCTGGTGGCAGAGCATGGACTTGAGCTTATGGAACTGGCAAAGAAAAAGAAGGTCAACTATATGTTTGAGGCGAGCTGCGGCGGAGGGATTCCCATTATCCGCGCGCTGAACTCTTCTCTGACAGCAGATGAGATTGATCGGATTTCCGGTATTTTAAACGGGACAACCAATTTCATTCTTACGGAAATGGCAGAAAGCGGCGCTGATTTTGACGCAGTTTTAAAACAGGCTCAGGAGCTTGGATATGCGGAGCGCAATCCTGAGGCCGATGTGGAAGGTTATGATGCATGCAGGAAAATTGCAATTTTATCCTCCCTGGCATTTGGAGCCCATGTAAAGTATCGGGATATTTATACAGAGGGCATTACAAAGATTACAGCAGAGGATATGAAATATGCAAAGGAACTGGGCATGACCATCAAGCTCCTGGCAGACAGCAAGAGGGACGGGGAACGTTTTTCCGCTATGGTATGCCCGGTGATGTTGGGAAAGGACAGTCCTCTTTACAGTGTAAACGGTGTGTTTAACGCTGTGTTTGTTCATGGAAATGTGCTGGGGGACGCTATGTTTTACGGTAGCGGTGCAGGCAAACTGCCTACAGCCAGCGCTGTGGCAGGAGATATGGTAGACTGTGCTAAGCATCTGGGTAAAACGGTTATGATGAACTGGAGCAACAGGGAACTTGAGCAGGTGGACAGAAAAGAGGTAACACACCCCTTCTTTGTCCGGATACAGGGAAACAGAGAAGAGAGGCTGCCGGAGGTTTTGGAAACTTTTGCAAATTCTAAGGTTGTCACTGTGCCAGAGCTTACCGGGGAATTTGGTTTTGTAACAGAATGTATCAGCGAAGCCGAATTTGAGGAGAAGGCAGCAAAGCTGGAGGGTGTTCTCGGAAGAATTCGCATCAGAGCATAA
- a CDS encoding cofactor-independent phosphoglycerate mutase: MKYIVVLGDGMADRAIEALQGKTPLEAAKTPAMDSLAGKSEIGMVQTVPEGMSPGSDTANLSVLGYNPQIYYSGRSPLEALNIGVQMQEGDVAVRANLVTLSERETDYEKRHILDHSADEISTEEAELLLEAVKKELENEIFQFYAGTSYRHCLIWKQGMTVPLTPPHDIRGKQIEAYLPDEPLLLDIQKKSYEILKNHRVNQERKKRGLKPANSLWFWGAGTKPVLSSFEERFHKKGVMISAVDLLKGIAVGTGMKNLTVEGANGGLHTNYEGKADAAVSALLEDGYDFAYIHVEAPDEMGHQGSLEKKLQAIEYLDTRVIQRVKERMDVSKEPYKMLVLPDHPTPICIQTHTSDPVPYMLYDSRRQEEQAGVYNEAEAEKSGIFIKKGYQLIEKLFAD, translated from the coding sequence ATGAAGTACATTGTGGTTTTAGGCGACGGAATGGCAGACAGAGCTATAGAGGCCCTGCAAGGAAAAACGCCTCTTGAGGCAGCAAAAACACCGGCTATGGACAGTCTGGCCGGGAAAAGTGAAATCGGTATGGTACAGACTGTGCCGGAGGGCATGAGTCCGGGAAGCGATACGGCGAATCTGTCTGTGCTGGGATATAATCCCCAAATCTATTATTCCGGGCGTTCGCCTTTGGAAGCGTTGAATATCGGTGTGCAGATGCAGGAGGGAGATGTTGCTGTCCGGGCAAATCTGGTGACGCTTTCTGAGAGAGAAACAGATTATGAGAAACGGCATATTTTAGACCACAGTGCAGATGAAATTTCTACAGAAGAGGCGGAGCTGCTTTTGGAGGCTGTGAAAAAGGAGCTGGAAAATGAGATCTTTCAGTTTTATGCAGGCACCAGCTATCGTCATTGTCTTATCTGGAAGCAGGGTATGACCGTGCCGCTGACACCGCCTCATGATATCCGGGGAAAACAGATTGAGGCCTATCTCCCAGATGAACCACTGCTTTTAGATATACAGAAGAAAAGTTATGAAATTCTGAAAAATCATAGAGTGAATCAAGAGCGTAAAAAAAGAGGTCTGAAACCGGCAAACAGCTTGTGGTTCTGGGGAGCCGGGACAAAGCCTGTGCTGTCTTCCTTTGAAGAAAGATTTCATAAAAAAGGGGTTATGATTTCTGCAGTTGATTTGCTAAAAGGAATTGCAGTGGGAACAGGTATGAAGAATCTTACAGTAGAGGGAGCAAACGGTGGTCTGCATACCAATTATGAAGGCAAGGCAGATGCTGCTGTTTCCGCACTTTTAGAGGACGGCTATGACTTTGCCTATATTCATGTGGAGGCACCGGATGAAATGGGACATCAGGGAAGTCTGGAGAAAAAACTGCAGGCAATCGAATATCTGGATACCCGGGTGATTCAGAGGGTGAAGGAGCGTATGGATGTTTCCAAAGAACCGTATAAAATGCTGGTGCTTCCGGATCACCCAACTCCTATCTGTATTCAGACCCACACCTCGGATCCGGTTCCGTACATGCTGTATGACAGCCGAAGGCAGGAAGAACAGGCAGGTGTTTACAACGAAGCAGAGGCAGAGAAGAGCGGAATTTTTATAAAAAAAGGATATCAGCTGATTGAAAAGCTGTTTGCAGACTGA
- a CDS encoding DUF975 family protein — translation MKRSSATLKTLARKSLNGNYGIPILAYLIITALTVVVSMLVTGFLDVTSMTSIITNQILLYMLSLLISLCNAGYSKLILSMNRKQPYTVGNLFYVFSHNPDRFLVVNLLLLVGQLILSLPLEILSYTSTGTASLYLSLFALILQALMSLLLGAFFGLANYLLLDNPEIGAIDSLKESLRLMKGNKGRYFYIQFSFIPLNLACLFTCYIGLLWLMPYIQTTMVYFYMDITGELDAPEIITEPPVDNPSDSFTQPPFS, via the coding sequence ATGAAACGCTCATCTGCGACTTTAAAGACCCTTGCACGGAAATCTCTCAATGGCAATTACGGAATTCCCATTCTGGCATATCTGATCATCACTGCTCTGACTGTGGTTGTTTCCATGCTTGTCACAGGTTTCTTAGATGTAACCAGTATGACCAGTATTATCACAAATCAGATTCTGCTTTATATGCTATCCCTGCTGATTTCTCTGTGCAATGCAGGATATAGCAAACTAATCCTGAGCATGAACCGCAAACAGCCCTATACGGTAGGAAATCTTTTTTATGTATTTTCTCATAATCCTGACCGTTTTCTGGTTGTTAATCTGCTGCTTTTAGTGGGACAGCTTATTTTATCCCTTCCTCTGGAGATTTTAAGCTATACTTCCACAGGAACGGCTTCCCTGTATCTGTCCCTGTTTGCGCTGATTCTTCAGGCATTGATGTCCCTCCTTCTTGGAGCGTTTTTCGGACTTGCCAATTACCTGCTTTTGGACAATCCGGAAATAGGTGCTATAGATTCTTTAAAGGAAAGTCTGCGGCTGATGAAGGGAAATAAAGGAAGATATTTTTATATCCAGTTCAGCTTTATTCCTCTGAATCTGGCCTGCCTCTTTACCTGTTATATCGGACTTTTATGGCTGATGCCCTATATCCAGACAACCATGGTTTATTTTTATATGGACATTACCGGGGAGCTGGACGCTCCGGAGATAATCACAGAACCCCCTGTTGATAATCCTTCAGACTCCTTTACACAGCCTCCATTTTCCTAA
- a CDS encoding DUF2752 domain-containing protein, which produces MVHKWTGYYCPGCGGTRAVRALLQGGFSAVLCVSPGGCVWGCFVCLVYGFSYHRVSYKRALAYWYAIYG; this is translated from the coding sequence ATGGTGCATAAATGGACAGGATATTATTGTCCCGGGTGTGGTGGTACAAGGGCTGTGCGCGCACTTTTACAGGGGGGATTTTCTGCAGTCCTTTGTGTATCACCCGGTGGTTGTGTATGGGGCTGTTTTGTATGTCTGGTTTATGGTTTCTCATACCATAGAGTATCTTACAAGAGGGCGCTGGCGTATTGGTATGCAATATACGGATAA
- a CDS encoding SUR7/PalI family protein, which yields MENPYEGQNYRPYTPPVYQPEPEPESDSRLYQGNPTFATISLVMGILSILSICCFFPAVFLFSGLGILFSCLSKGERSRPGNGKAGVAICSSCLVISAALLIFLFSFFLFSAKGQRFLSDYYHLITSEDLTEEELYNFIYKYMYGEDGFGGEMPDSAYPGTEGYEDYYEYFNDGNGYDGYFPDEGEYDFYGDDLPDFYREQPDNGSNVI from the coding sequence ATGGAAAACCCTTACGAAGGACAAAACTACCGGCCATACACTCCCCCTGTGTATCAGCCTGAGCCGGAACCGGAATCGGATTCCCGGCTTTATCAGGGAAACCCTACGTTTGCAACTATTTCCCTTGTTATGGGAATTTTATCTATTTTATCCATATGCTGCTTTTTCCCTGCTGTTTTTCTGTTTTCCGGCCTGGGGATTCTGTTTTCCTGTTTATCAAAGGGAGAACGCAGCCGTCCGGGGAACGGAAAAGCAGGTGTGGCAATCTGCAGCAGTTGCCTGGTAATCTCTGCTGCGCTGCTTATTTTTCTCTTTTCCTTTTTCCTTTTTTCCGCAAAAGGACAGCGCTTTCTCAGTGATTACTATCACCTGATTACTTCTGAAGACCTTACAGAAGAAGAGCTGTACAATTTCATTTACAAATACATGTATGGCGAGGACGGCTTTGGCGGCGAAATGCCTGACAGTGCCTATCCGGGAACGGAAGGATATGAAGATTACTATGAATATTTTAATGACGGAAACGGATATGACGGTTACTTCCCAGATGAAGGGGAATATGACTTTTATGGAGATGATTTGCCGGATTTTTATAGAGAGCAGCCGGATAATGGAAGCAATGTGATTTAA
- a CDS encoding Tex family protein — protein MDIIQIITQELNVEKWQVEAAVSLIDEGNTIPFISRYRKEATGALNDEQLRNLFERLTYLRNLEDKKKQVLSSIEEQGKLTEELKKQIIEAQTLVVVEDLYRPYRPKRRTRAIIAKEKGLEPLANIILLQMTDKSLEEEAEAFVSEEKEVKNVKEALAGAKDIVAESISDEADYRMHIREMTMKKGTLVSAAKKPEESTVYEMYYEYEEPVSKVAGHRVLAINRGEKEKILTVKVSAPEEDILRYLEKQVITKDNANTTPALKEVIEDGYRRLIAPAIEREIRNDLTEKAEDGAIKVFKKNLEQLLMQPPIVGQVVLGWDPAFRTGCKLAVVDATGKVLDTAVIYPTAPTTPAKIAAAKETLKAMIEKYGITLFSVGNGTASRESEQIIVELLKEIPQKVQYVITNEAGASVYSASKLATEEFPNFDVGQRSAASIARRLQDPLAELVKIDPKSIGVGQYQHDMNQKKLGEALSGVVEDCVNKVGVDLNTASVSLLEYVSGISKAIAKNIVLYREENGEFTDRKELLKVAKLGPKAFEQCAGFLRIRGGKNPLDATSVHPESYAAAEKFLESMGMKPEDIFGGHGVYFVKDYAKTAEKLGIGEMTLRDMVKELTKPGRDPREEMPKPILRTDVLDMKDLKEGMVLKGTVRNVIDFGAFVDIGVHQDGLVHISQMTERYIKHPLEAVSVGDVVDVMVLGVDMKKKRISLTMKGIQ, from the coding sequence ATGGATATTATACAGATCATAACTCAGGAATTGAATGTGGAAAAATGGCAGGTAGAAGCTGCTGTTTCCTTAATAGATGAGGGAAATACCATACCCTTTATTTCCCGTTACCGTAAAGAAGCAACCGGCGCATTAAACGACGAGCAGCTCAGAAATCTTTTTGAAAGACTGACATACCTGCGTAACCTGGAAGACAAGAAAAAACAGGTACTTTCCAGTATTGAGGAGCAGGGAAAACTCACAGAAGAGCTGAAAAAACAGATTATAGAGGCACAGACTCTGGTAGTGGTAGAGGATTTATACCGTCCCTACAGACCAAAAAGAAGAACCAGAGCCATTATTGCAAAGGAAAAAGGATTGGAGCCTTTGGCAAATATCATTCTTTTGCAGATGACGGATAAGAGCCTGGAGGAAGAGGCAGAGGCTTTTGTATCTGAAGAAAAAGAAGTAAAGAATGTAAAAGAAGCCCTGGCTGGCGCAAAGGATATTGTGGCAGAAAGTATTTCTGATGAAGCGGATTACCGTATGCACATTCGTGAGATGACCATGAAAAAGGGAACTCTGGTGTCTGCTGCCAAAAAGCCGGAGGAATCCACGGTTTATGAGATGTATTATGAATACGAGGAGCCAGTTTCCAAGGTGGCGGGACACAGAGTCCTGGCAATTAACAGAGGTGAAAAAGAAAAAATTCTTACAGTAAAAGTTTCTGCACCGGAAGAGGACATTCTGCGCTATCTGGAAAAGCAGGTCATTACAAAGGACAATGCGAACACGACGCCTGCTTTAAAGGAAGTGATTGAAGATGGTTACCGTCGACTGATTGCACCTGCTATTGAAAGAGAAATTCGCAATGATTTGACAGAAAAGGCAGAAGACGGGGCAATTAAGGTCTTTAAAAAGAATCTGGAACAGCTTCTTATGCAGCCTCCTATTGTAGGGCAGGTGGTACTTGGCTGGGACCCGGCATTCCGTACAGGTTGTAAACTGGCAGTTGTGGACGCTACAGGGAAAGTTCTGGATACAGCTGTGATTTATCCTACTGCGCCTACCACTCCTGCTAAGATTGCGGCAGCCAAGGAAACCTTAAAAGCTATGATCGAGAAATACGGCATTACCCTGTTTTCTGTGGGAAACGGAACAGCCAGCAGAGAGTCTGAGCAGATTATTGTAGAATTATTAAAGGAAATCCCCCAGAAGGTGCAGTATGTCATTACTAATGAGGCAGGAGCGTCTGTATATTCTGCAAGTAAGCTTGCCACAGAAGAATTTCCGAATTTTGACGTGGGACAGAGAAGTGCGGCTTCTATTGCCAGAAGATTGCAGGACCCTTTGGCAGAGCTGGTAAAAATTGATCCGAAATCCATTGGGGTAGGACAGTATCAGCATGATATGAACCAGAAAAAACTGGGTGAGGCACTGTCCGGCGTGGTAGAGGACTGTGTGAATAAAGTAGGCGTGGACTTAAATACAGCATCTGTTTCTCTTTTGGAATATGTGTCCGGTATCAGTAAGGCTATCGCCAAAAACATCGTGCTTTACAGAGAGGAAAACGGAGAATTTACAGACAGAAAAGAGCTTTTAAAGGTGGCAAAGCTGGGGCCGAAGGCATTTGAACAGTGCGCTGGCTTCCTGCGTATCCGGGGTGGCAAAAATCCTCTGGACGCAACCAGCGTACACCCGGAAAGCTATGCAGCAGCAGAAAAATTCCTGGAAAGTATGGGTATGAAGCCAGAAGATATTTTCGGCGGACACGGGGTGTATTTTGTAAAGGATTATGCCAAAACAGCAGAGAAGCTGGGAATCGGTGAAATGACTCTCAGAGATATGGTAAAAGAGTTGACAAAGCCGGGGCGCGATCCTCGTGAGGAGATGCCAAAACCGATTCTTCGCACAGATGTACTGGATATGAAGGATTTAAAAGAAGGCATGGTTTTAAAAGGAACTGTGCGCAATGTAATTGATTTCGGCGCGTTTGTGGATATTGGTGTTCATCAGGACGGACTGGTACATATTTCCCAGATGACAGAGCGCTATATCAAGCACCCACTGGAGGCAGTGAGTGTAGGAGATGTGGTTGATGTCATGGTTCTGGGTGTAGATATGAAGAAAAAGAGAATCTCTCTTACCATGAAAGGGATTCAGTAA
- a CDS encoding aminopeptidase P family protein: protein MNVNQERIKQLQQEMKAAGMDMYLVPTADFHQSEYVGTYFKVRAWLSGFSGSAGTLLVTADKAYLWTDGRYFIQAAKQLEDTGVVLMKMGEEGVPTVEEFLEEQLPENGCLGCDGRTIHVAEGKAFEEMLAKKNGILKCDKDLGGKIWTDRPEMSREPVYLLDIKYTGKSREEKIEAVREEMKKAGANTHIISSLDDIVWLLNIRGNDIMYNPVVLSYVMITMDKVYFYVQEEAVSEEVRGELEKAGIEICPYFAVYEDVKGLKASDKVLLEDICTNYTLYKAIPEHTEVVFEANPAAIMKGNKNQTEMENIRIAHIKDAKAMCRFIYWLKQNVGSGEVTEYSAAEKSLELRKEDPDCLDLSFETICAYGPNAAMCHYAPTETEYAKVEPKGFFLIDSGGQYWQGTTDITRTIAVGVLTQEQKEHFTLVLQGHIRLAMAKFQYGCSGANLDPLVRGPLWERGLDFNHGTGHGVGYLLNVHEGPQNINWRMRANGRRGNMTPFEEGMLTSNEPGLYLEGKYGIRTENLLLCRKAEKNGYGQFMEFENVTWVPYEREAILPEMLTKAERQWLNEYHKRVYEIVGPMLDEKERAWLLEATAEI from the coding sequence ATGAATGTAAATCAGGAAAGAATCAAACAACTGCAGCAGGAGATGAAAGCAGCAGGTATGGACATGTATCTGGTCCCTACAGCAGATTTTCATCAGTCAGAATATGTGGGAACATATTTTAAGGTTCGTGCCTGGCTGTCTGGATTTTCCGGTTCTGCAGGAACTTTGCTGGTAACAGCAGATAAAGCATATCTCTGGACAGATGGTCGGTACTTTATTCAGGCTGCAAAGCAGCTGGAGGACACAGGTGTTGTCCTGATGAAAATGGGAGAAGAAGGCGTTCCCACAGTGGAAGAATTTCTGGAAGAACAGCTTCCTGAAAATGGCTGTCTGGGCTGTGATGGAAGAACCATTCATGTAGCAGAGGGGAAAGCCTTTGAAGAAATGCTGGCAAAGAAAAACGGAATCTTAAAATGTGACAAGGATCTGGGCGGAAAAATCTGGACAGACCGTCCGGAGATGTCCAGGGAACCGGTGTATTTGCTGGATATTAAATATACAGGAAAGAGCAGAGAAGAAAAGATAGAGGCTGTACGGGAAGAGATGAAAAAAGCAGGGGCAAATACTCATATTATCAGCAGCCTGGACGATATTGTATGGCTTCTGAATATCCGCGGAAATGATATTATGTACAATCCGGTGGTGCTTTCCTATGTCATGATAACCATGGACAAGGTGTATTTCTATGTACAGGAAGAAGCAGTTTCCGAAGAAGTGAGAGGAGAACTGGAAAAGGCAGGTATAGAGATTTGCCCGTACTTTGCAGTTTATGAAGATGTAAAAGGCTTGAAAGCTTCCGATAAGGTGCTTCTGGAGGATATCTGCACGAATTATACCTTGTATAAAGCTATTCCGGAACATACAGAGGTTGTATTTGAAGCAAATCCGGCAGCGATTATGAAGGGAAATAAAAATCAGACGGAAATGGAAAATATTCGTATTGCCCATATCAAAGATGCAAAAGCCATGTGTCGTTTCATTTACTGGCTGAAACAAAATGTGGGAAGCGGCGAGGTGACAGAGTACAGCGCTGCCGAGAAGAGCCTGGAACTTCGTAAGGAAGATCCGGACTGTCTGGATTTAAGCTTTGAAACTATCTGTGCTTACGGACCGAATGCAGCGATGTGCCATTATGCACCCACAGAAACCGAATACGCAAAAGTTGAGCCAAAAGGCTTTTTCCTTATTGACTCTGGTGGACAGTACTGGCAGGGGACTACAGATATTACCAGAACCATTGCAGTAGGAGTGTTGACACAGGAACAGAAGGAGCATTTCACTCTGGTATTGCAGGGACATATCCGTCTTGCTATGGCAAAATTCCAGTATGGCTGCAGCGGTGCAAATCTGGATCCTCTGGTAAGAGGACCTTTGTGGGAAAGAGGATTGGATTTTAATCACGGAACAGGACATGGAGTAGGATATCTTCTGAATGTACACGAAGGACCCCAGAACATTAACTGGAGAATGAGAGCAAATGGCAGAAGAGGCAATATGACACCTTTTGAAGAGGGTATGCTGACTTCCAATGAGCCAGGATTGTATCTGGAAGGAAAATATGGTATTCGTACAGAAAATCTGCTTTTATGCAGAAAAGCTGAGAAAAATGGATACGGACAATTTATGGAATTTGAAAACGTAACCTGGGTGCCGTATGAAAGGGAGGCAATTTTACCGGAAATGCTTACAAAGGCAGAGCGTCAGTGGTTAAATGAGTATCACAAACGGGTTTATGAAATTGTGGGACCCATGTTAGATGAAAAAGAACGTGCATGGCTTCTTGAGGCAACAGCAGAAATTTAA
- a CDS encoding MarR family winged helix-turn-helix transcriptional regulator, with translation MEREEAFLEGSSKREDTGRLIHIVSHQLKRTIFLSSHQDSGLTSMQNRILNFILLHTLEKPLYQKDIEKEFNIRKSTATEILKLMEKNGFICRECSPKDARLKEIIPTKKALAMRQNVMENIRVTEAKLRQGVSEEDYETFMRVLKKMSDNLGARE, from the coding sequence ATGGAAAGGGAAGAGGCTTTTTTGGAGGGAAGCTCAAAGCGGGAAGACACAGGAAGACTGATTCATATTGTGTCTCATCAGTTAAAGAGAACCATTTTTCTGTCTTCGCATCAGGACAGCGGTCTGACTAGTATGCAAAACAGGATTCTGAATTTTATTCTGCTGCATACCCTGGAAAAACCGCTGTACCAAAAGGATATTGAAAAGGAATTTAATATTCGCAAGTCTACGGCTACAGAAATTTTAAAGCTCATGGAGAAAAATGGTTTTATCTGCCGGGAATGTTCCCCAAAGGACGCCAGGCTAAAAGAAATCATTCCCACAAAAAAGGCTCTTGCTATGCGCCAGAACGTTATGGAAAATATCCGTGTTACAGAGGCAAAGCTCAGACAGGGCGTTTCAGAGGAGGACTATGAAACCTTCATGCGGGTTTTGAAAAAGATGTCAGATAATCTGGGCGCAAGGGAATGA
- a CDS encoding ECF transporter S component, whose amino-acid sequence MSQEAVVNRKIQGTQSRSRLRTTIQIAMLSAISAVLMMFEFPLPFLAPPFVQMDFSEIPVIVGTFAMGPLAGVIIEFLKNLLHIVLHGTMTAGVGEFSNFLIGCAFAVPAGLLYRKKKTAKNALLGMSVGTMCMAAAGCLTNAFVMFPLYSKAMGIPMDSFIAMGKEIIPAVDNMLTFVLLCMVPFNLIKGALISGITMLSYKRLKVLLKGE is encoded by the coding sequence ATGAGTCAGGAAGCAGTTGTAAACAGAAAAATCCAGGGAACACAGAGCAGATCCAGATTGAGGACTACCATACAAATTGCCATGCTGAGCGCAATTTCCGCTGTGTTGATGATGTTTGAATTTCCGCTGCCTTTTCTTGCACCGCCTTTTGTGCAGATGGATTTTTCAGAGATTCCGGTCATTGTAGGAACCTTTGCCATGGGACCTCTGGCAGGAGTTATCATTGAATTTTTGAAAAACCTGCTGCATATTGTGCTTCACGGTACTATGACAGCAGGGGTGGGGGAATTTTCCAATTTCCTCATTGGCTGTGCTTTTGCAGTTCCGGCAGGACTGCTTTACAGAAAGAAAAAAACAGCAAAAAATGCGCTGCTTGGTATGTCTGTGGGAACCATGTGTATGGCAGCAGCGGGCTGTCTGACAAATGCATTTGTCATGTTTCCTCTGTACAGCAAAGCCATGGGAATTCCAATGGACAGCTTTATTGCCATGGGAAAGGAGATTATTCCGGCAGTAGATAATATGCTGACCTTTGTTTTGCTGTGCATGGTGCCTTTTAATCTGATAAAGGGCGCTTTGATTTCAGGTATTACCATGCTTTCTTATAAACGTCTGAAGGTTTTGCTGAAAGGAGAATAA